AACAGCGAACGTCCCGGTCGATCTGACGAACTAGGCCCGAAAGGACCTTGCCCGGACCAATCTCCACAAACGTTTCCACGCCCAGGGACCGCAACTTCCGAACCGATTGTAACCATTTCACTGGCGACCAGACCTGTCTCCAGAGATCGTTGTTTACTCCGCCCGGATCTTCATTTAACTCTGCATTGAGGTTCGTTACAATTGGAAATCGAAACTCCCGGTATTCCAAGTTATCAAGATCGACCCCCAACTTCTCTGCCGCAGGCTCCATAAGCGTACAATGGAACGGAGCTGAAACATTGAGTTTAATGGCCCTCTTAGCTCCGCGTTCCTTTAGCAACTCACAAGCTCTGTCAACCGCGTCCGCATCGCCCGCGATAACGATCTGCGAGGGCGAATTGATGTTCGCCGGGCTGCAGACCTGACCGTCTGCCGCCTCGGCACAGGCCGTTTCGACAGTGTCGACATCAGCTCCGAGTATTGCTGCCATCGCCCCGACCCCGACCGGAACTGCCTCTTGCATGTAGGTACCGCGTTTCCTGACCGTCCGAACCGCATCCGCGAAATCTAGGACGCCCGCGGCAACAAGCGCCGAATATTCGCCAAGACTGTGGCCTGCCGCAAAATCAGGATCGTCAAATCCTTCGCCTTTCATCGCACGAAAGGCCGCGACCGAAGTCGTGAGTATTGCCGGCTGCGTGTTTGCCGTCATTGCAAGGTCTTCCTCGCTGCCTGAAAAACACATTTCGGACAGCGGAAAACCCAATGCGTCATCCGCCGCTGCAAACACTTCGCGAGCTGCCGCAAAATTATCAAACAGGTCTTTTCCCATTCCGATGGCCTGCGAGCCCTGGCCTGGAAAAATATATGCGATCCTCATAAATGCAAGCTTGAGCGTGAACTACAGCGAAACAAACTACGTTCGATTCGCCCGCCGCAAGCAAAAAATATAAAAAGAAGACTAGAACCTTATGACGGTACCGCCCCACGTTACGCCGCCGCCGAAAGCGGTCAAGAGCACGAGGCTTCCTTCCTTTATCCTTCCCGATTGGATGCACTCGTCGATCGCGATCGGGATCGAAGCGGAGGACGTATTTCCATGCTCTGCAATATTTGAATAAACCTTTTCCTCGGGAACACCAAGGCGCGATGCAACCGCATCCGTGATCCGCTGGTTTGCCTGATGCGGTATGACAAGGTCGACGTCATCAACCGTGTAACCGGCCTTTTCGAGCATTTCCGCAGAAATATCGGCCATTGATCGAACTGCGACCTTAAAGAGCTCGTTGCCCTTCATTTTGAAAAAATGCATACCATCGTCGATGGTTTTGTGCGAAGTGCCAAGTTTTGTGCCGCCGCCGGGAGCGTAAAGCTGTTCTTCATAGCGGCCGTCCGATCGGATCTTGGTCGCCAGAATGCCTTTCCCCTTCGGCACAGGGCCAACAACTGCCGCCCCGGCGCCATCGCCGAAGATCACACAAGTCGATCGATCGGTATAGTCAACGTACTTTGTCAGAACCTCGGCACCGATCACAAGGGCGTATTTTATCTGACCGGTCCTGATCATCGATTCGACCATCGTCAAACCATAAAGAAACCCCGAACAGGCAGCAAACACATCCATCCCGGCAGCATTGGTCGCACCGATCTGAGCCTGGATCAGTGCCCCCGTTGAGGGCATTATTTGATCCGGCGTTGTCGTCGCACAGACAATAATGTCAATATCGGTGGGCTTCAAGCCGGCTCGATCAAGGGCCTGTTTGGCCGCCGCCGTCCCGAATTGCGACGTGTATTCGTTGTCAGCCGCCTTGTGCCGCTGTTTGATACCGGTTCGCGATGTGATCCACTCATCAGATGTCTCGACGATCTTTTCCAAGTCAGCATTTGTCAAAATGCCTTCCGGATAAGCGTGCCCCATCCCGAGAATGCCCGCGTTGTGCTCTGTCATTGATTAGAATTAGAACTCAAAAGTCCCGAAAACTCAAAATCTAGTCTGATTCCTTCACATCAATGATCTGCCGGCCTTTGTACATTCCGGTTTTGGGGTCGATACGGTGCGGAGCCTTGGATTCACCCGAATCTTTGTCAAGGTAAAACTGCGGGGTTTTCAGCGCGTCATGGGCCCGTCGCTGACGGGTCCGCGATTTTGAGTGTCGTCGTTTTGGATTTGGCATAATTTAACCTCTGACCATTTGTCTTACCGATAAGGATCGAGCCTTCGATAGCTGACGGTCATTTTAGACTTTGGAGAACGGCCCACCGAGGATCCATTTCCACATCATTACATTCACAGTCTGACACATTCAGGTCAACGCCGCATTTCTGGCACAGACCCTTGCAATCAGGCTTACATAAAAACTGCGTCGGCAGATTCAGGATAAGCTGCTCGCGAACCGCGTCGCATAGGTTTAGCTGACCGCCCTCGACCACATCCAGGTCGAGATCTTCGCGGGACAATTCACGCTCTCGTTCGGCAGCAAATTCGTCGGGACGGACATATGCTGCTTCGAAATCGAAATCGAATTCGGCCGATCTCCAAGCCAGGCATCTGACGCATGCAAGCTCAAATGCCCCTTTGACCGACGCCCTCAAGATAAGTCGGCCCGAAGCGTTTTCGATCGTTCCGCTGAATCTGGTGTCCGAAACTGCCTTGGCATTCTCGATGCCCAGATCTACCTCAGACGAACCAAAAGCATACTCGACCCTTCGAATCCCATCGAGACTGTCAAGTTCCAATATCATTGCCGGACAGCTAACTTTCGCAATTCGAGCAACTCGAAAGGCAAACTTTGTATTATAGCCGCTGAATGCGAGGTGTCAACTTTTACGGCCTATTTGACACCGCTGCCGACAGCCTCGTCCAAATTGGAAAATCCGCGCTCCCTCAACAACAGGTCCAATCCGCCGCTGAGCTCCCGGGCAAAGCCAGGGCCCCGATAGACAAATCCTGTGTATACCTGCACCAGCGACGCTCCCGCAGCTATCTTTTCGAAAGCGTCCGACGCCGAGAATATTCCTCCCACCCCGATGATCGGCAATTTCCCCTTCGTTGCCTTATAGATCGCAGAGACCACCTCGTTCGAGCGTTTGAACAACGGTGCTCCGCTGAGTCCGCCCGCTCCGAAACGATCGATACCGGCCGTCCGTAGTCCGGTCCGCGCTACGGTCGTATTCGTTGCGATCATCCCGTCGACTTCGTTGGCAACGCAGGCCTCTACGATCGAATCGATCGCTTCACCACTCAGATCGGGAGCGACCTTTACTAACAGCGGCACGGCACCAAGTAACCGATTACGTTGTTGCAGCGCCGAGATCAACTCATATAGATTCTCTGGGCGCTGCAGATCGCGAAGGTTCGGGGTGTTAGGCGACGATACATTCACAGCTATGTAATCCGCCGCATGATGGACTGCCTCAAAGCACTCGATATAGTTCTCAACCGCCTTATCGATATCAACATCCTTGTTCTTGCCAATATTGATGCCGACAACGCACCGATGCCGCGAGGCTGCAATGCTCTCGGCGATCTCCTTGGATCCGCTATTATTGAACCCAAGACGATTGATCAATGCCCGGTCGGCCGGCAGTCGGAACATCCTCGGCTTGGGGTTTCCGGGCTGAGGCTCAAGCGTAACGGTTCCGACCTCGACAAAACCGAACCCAAGATCGGCCATTTGATCGATCACCGATCCATTTTTGTCAAAACCGGCGGCAAGCCCTATCGGGTTGGCGAATCGGAGCCCGAACCGTTCGGCCTCAAGCATTCGGTCTTTACGCGGTATCGCAGATCGACCGCTTCCGCTAAACAACTTAGCCAGACCAAGACGGAGCGACGCCATCCCGATCTCATGGGCAGTCTCAGCGGGCAAACGAAACAGGATCGGCCGGATCAATTTGTCGTAGATCAAAGACATAACAAAACGGTCTATCTTAAATGAAACATCCGCATAACTTAAACTTCGAAAGACTTACTTTGAACTTTCAGAGCGCCTTTGTTACGATTTGCAACGAATGGCAGACGAATTAAACCTGGTGGAGAAATCGAGGATCATGGACAGCGCTCGAATGAAGCGAGCATTATCGAGGCTTGCGTCCGAGATCGTCGAAGAAAATCAGGGTGCCGAGAACCTCTATATTGTAGGTATTCGTCGCCGCGGTGTTCCACTCGCAGAGCGAATCGTCGACAAGATCGGCGAGCTTGAAGGAAAACCGCCGCTTTTCGGGATTATCGATATAACGCTCTATCGCGATGATCTCTCAACTGTCGGAGCGAACCCGATCGTGAACCGAACAGAACTCGACGCCGATATCGAAGACAAGATCATCGTCCTGGTCGACGATGTGCTGTATACGGGACGAACGATTCGGGCGGCTCTCGACCAACTGATGGATTTCGGAAGGCCGAAAAAGGTTCAGCTTGCGGTACTGATCGACAGAGGACGCGAACATCGTGAACTTCCGATCCAGGCCGATTTCGTCGGTAAGACGGTTCCGACAAAGCAATCCGAGATCATAAAAGTGATGCTGAAGGAATACGATAATCTGGAGGCGGTCGGCATCTTCGAGAAGCCAAGTGATTGATAATAAGAAGCAAGGTTAACCGCCTTGCTTTTTTTGTGAACTGATTTCTTTCGCAGTCCCCTTACGCAAGGTAGATGGAAAAACCCTTTAGACGACGAGACCTCTTGGGAATTCGCGACATTACTGCCGCCGAGATCAACGGCATTCTCGATACCGCGGAGAATTTTCGCGAAGTGAATGCTCGTGAGATAAAAAAGGTTCCGACCCTTCGGGGCAAGACCGTAATTAATCTATTCTTTGAATCGTCGACACGTACGCGAACTTCCTTCGAACTTGCCGCCAAACGGCTTTCCGCCGACGCGGTCAATATCAGTGTGTCGTCTTCCAGCCTCTCGAAGGGCGAGACCTTGGTCGATACAGCGCTCAACCTCGATGCAATGGATCCTGACTGCATCGTGGTCCGTCACGGTTCCGCCGGCGTTCCGCACCAGCTCGCAAAGGTGAGCCGGGCGGCGATCATTAACGCCGGCGACGGCGCCAACGAGCACCCGACACAAGCTCTTCTTGACGCGATGACGATCCGCGAGCACAAGAAAACCATAAAGGGCCTAAAAGTCGCCATTGTCGGCGACATTCTGCACAGTCGCGTCGCTCGGTCGAATATTCACCTGCTGACGAAGCTCGGAGCCACAGTCACTGTTGCGGGGCCTGGAACGCTCGTCCCAAAAGACTTTGCACATCTGGTCGCGAACGGCCTAGAGGTCTGTTCGGGTGTTGAAGAAGCGATCGACGGCGCTGACGTAGTTATGATCCTACGTATTCAAAGAGAGCGGCAAGACTCGGCTTACTTCCCGACGCTTCGCGAATATGCGATACACTTCGGCCTGACAAACGAACGTCTCGACCTTGCGAAAAGGGATGCCATCGTGCTCCATCCGGGCCCGATGAACCGCGGCATAGAGATCGCTTCAGAGGTGGCGGACAGCTCGCGCTCCTTGATATTGGATCAGGTCAAGTACGGCGTCGCCGTCCGAATGGCCGTGCTTTATCTGGCGACAGGCGGAAACATGGCAAGCGGTTAGCTCGTATTGACACAAAAGTGAGGTAAAACAATGATCAAGAACATTCTAAAATCTGCTGCGACGATCGTGATCGTGATTCTTTCAAGCCTCGTGGCGGAAGCTCAGGCACCGGCGGCAAAAGCACCGGTCGTTTTCACTGAAAAGGACCGCGAGTTTGCCCTTAAGTACCTTAATGAGACCAAAGACGATTACATCAAACAACTGACCGGACTATCCGACACTCAACTCAATTTCCGGGCAGCCGAGGGACGCTGGACGATCGCCGAGATCGGCGAGCACATAATCGTGGTCGAACAGGCACTCTTCGGGATGATGACAGCACCGAATGCTGCCCGCACGCTAAAGTGCGAAGACGTCCCGCGTTTCGCTGATACGGCCCTCATCCTTGCAATAACCAATCGGGGACAGAAATTCACAGCACCCGAACAGGTCCGTCCGAACGGACGCTGGAAAACTAAGGAGGATCTGATCGCCAATTTTGAAAAGACGCGTGCAGCCACGATCGATCACGTAAAGAACACCAAGGCGGATCTACGTGCCACATTCGTGCAAAGCCCGATGGGCATGATCGACAGCCTGCAGGGAATGCTCTTCATTAGCGGCCACGCGGACCGTCATTTAGCCCAGCTAAAAGAGGTCAAGGCCGACGCAAAGTATCCGGCGAAATAATATAAGGGAACGCCAGTATGATGCTGGCATGACCTGATGTTGATTGCCGGTAGGATACCGGCGTTCCACTATGAAGCTGCTCATTTCCAACGGCCATCTTATTGACCCGGCCGCACCAGAAAATACCGGCATGAACGTGCTCATCGAGAATGGGCGGGTAGCTGGCTGGCTGCGGCAATCCGAGCCGACGCCTGAAGACTGCGAGGTCCTTGACGCAAGCGGTCTATTGGTCGCTCCGGGTTTTATTGACCTTCATGTTCATCTACGCGAACCTGGCCAAGAGCACAAAGAAACCATTGCCTCAGGCTGTGCGGCGGCCGTCGCCGGCGGTTGGACGAGCATCTGTCCGATGCCCAATACCAATCCGGTTAATGACAACGCCGCCATCACGCGTTACATGATCGAGCAGGCTGAGCACGCTGGGCTTGCGAACGTTTTCCCGATCGGAGCGATAACGAAATCATCCGACGGAACCGAACTTGCGGAAATGGGCGAAATGAAAGCCGCGGGTGCCGTCGCAGTTTCTGACGATGGACGGCCGGTTCCGAACGCCGGAATCATGCGTCGAGCGATGCAATACGCCCGGGATTTCGACCTGCCGGTGATCGATCACTGCGAGGACAAATCGCTATCGCAAGGCGGCGTGATGCACGAAGGCCGAGTATCCCTGTTGCTGGGTTTGAAAGGAATGCCCGCACTGGCGGAGGATGTCGATGTGGTCCGCGACATATTACTTGCAAAAGAAACGGGAGCTCATATCCACATTGCTCATGTGTCGACAAAGGGTGCCGTCGAAGCGATTCGTCGCGCTAAGAACGAGCACATCAATGTGACCTGCGAGGTAACTCCCCACCACTTCACGCTCACCGATCAGGTCGTCGCCGGTCATGTCAGAACCGGAAGCGATCGCGACTGGGCGCCGTCTGCATACGATACGAATACCAAAATGGCACCGCCGCTTCGCAGTGAAGAGCATCTCGAAGCGGTCATAGAAGGCATAAAAGACGGAACGATCGACGCCATTGCGACCGATCATGCACCGCATCATCATGACGAAAAGGCCTTGGAATTCGACCGTGCTCCGATGGGAATAACCGGCCTCGAGACCGCAATTGGTCTCGCGTTTGACCAGCTGGTGCACAGAGGCGTCATTAGTCTCGAACGGCTGGTGGAAATGTGTTCGACCAATCCGGCGCGGATCTTCAAGCTGCAAGGACGCGGGGCGCTCACACCGGGCTCGATCGCGGACGTCACGCTCATCGACCCAGAGGCCGAATGGACCTTCCGGAGTGCTGATTCGCGTTCGAGGTCGCGAAATACGCCGTTTGACGGCTGGGCGTTTACCGGTCGTGCGGTTGCGACCATCGTCAGCGGGAAAATCGTGTTTCGTGCGCCGATGGTTTAGCTTATTTGTTCCGGTATGAAGGCGTATACGACCTGCGAGCTTGTTGGAGCCGCAAGGCTTGGTTGTTGACCTTGATGCGGATAATTCTCGGCTTGCCGTCGCGTAAGGATTCATCAGGGTAGTATCCGATTAGGTACCGACCGTTGATCTCGGCGAGTATGCGCGCGTATATCTCGGGGGCCTGATCTGGCCGCTCGAGGTATTGCGAAAATCCACCGGTCTTTTCGGCAAGCAGCGCGATCGAATCGGCATCCCGCTGCTTCGCTTTTGGCCATTCATCAAGAAATCTCTCGCGATATGTCTTTGTATGGGTAACACTCTGGAGATTTCGGATCTTGGCCAGCATCGCGGCTGTGTAATTCAGGTCGGCCATCGCGAGCTCGCGGACCCTCGATCTCGGCGTCTTCGAGAGATCGTGGCCCGGGATCACTGAATAGACCGTCGTACCCATATCTTCAAGCTTTTTGATCACGTCCTGGTGCGTAAACGGTTCCAGATCATTCTTAACGTCGACGACCATCGGCCGTCGTTGTCCGAGAGCGGTAAACTGATCGCCATCTGTCTGAAATATCACGATCGGCCTGACATCAAGATCCTCGAAGAGTTCTGAGACGGCGGCCATTAGGGCGTCGTATTGTCGGCTCTTTCCGATCTCACCGCTCTTGATGCGATCTTTCAGAGACCATAGCTTCGAAACGACGGCTTGTTTGTCGGAGGTGAAATTGACGAGAAGCTCTACATTGTCTGTAACGACCGCGATCCGATCGTTCGGGTTCAGCATCCGGACAAGTTCCACAGCCGCGTCGACGCTGGTCTCCAAATATGGCAATTGACTATGACTGTGGTCGATCACGAGCACGATGGCGCGAGGGATCGGATCTCCGACATCGCCATTTGCAAAGACCCCGATCGATTTTGGCTGTCCGTCTTCATCGAGATAGAAATCAGTCCGCGAAAGTCCAGAAACCGGCTTACCGGACCGGTCGGTGACTCGAACCTCGGTTACAAAAAGATCGGTCTCGACCCTGATCACGTCATTTTCATTATTGTTTGGCGGCGCGATTTGAAACCGCCTTCCAGGTTCGTTCTTTTGCTTCCTGCTTTTGGAGAGGCTCGATCCAAAATTTAATGTGCGATCCGTTGTGACCTCGTTCATCCCTGACTGCCCGGCAGCGATGATGACGATCAATATCCCGAGGGCGGCCGAAAAGAGGGGCCGGCAAAGGAAACAATTTTGCATCAGCGAAATAGCGGCGAGAGCGGAGGACATGGGTCGGCGCCATTGATCGAACCTTTTGTTCGACGATAGAAACGGTGCTAAAGTCTTGCCGTTCTCGCGATTCGGCAATATTTGCAGTTGCGGCGGCGGCATTGGCGGCATTTTATGCCAATTTTCTTTTGGTGTCTTTCGTTTTTTATCGCTTTTTTTTCCTATTTCGGTGATTGTCCGAAAATGCTTCACAAAAGAGGTCAATATGAGACATTTCTTCACAGCTTTTTGTCTGATCGCCGGGTTAACTTTTGTCGCTGATGCCCAGTTCCGCAGTATTTACACCGATCTTGCGGATACGAAGTGTAAGACCGTCGAATTAAGCGTCGACGAGGGCGGTTCTTACCGAGGTGTCTGCCCCGGCGTCGCTGGCTTTAAGCTCGAGGTCCGCGAAGGCGATCTGCGACAGACCATCGACGTAATTACTCCGGGCCGCCGGAAATTCGAACTCACCTTCTGGGACGTCTCTGGCGGATTTTCCGCGGTCGGGCCGAAAGCCGAGTGGCGAGTTAAGGGCAAAGCCCCTGTCGCCTTGATCGTGCGATT
The DNA window shown above is from Chloracidobacterium sp. and carries:
- the fabD gene encoding ACP S-malonyltransferase is translated as MRIAYIFPGQGSQAIGMGKDLFDNFAAAREVFAAADDALGFPLSEMCFSGSEEDLAMTANTQPAILTTSVAAFRAMKGEGFDDPDFAAGHSLGEYSALVAAGVLDFADAVRTVRKRGTYMQEAVPVGVGAMAAILGADVDTVETACAEAADGQVCSPANINSPSQIVIAGDADAVDRACELLKERGAKRAIKLNVSAPFHCTLMEPAAEKLGVDLDNLEYREFRFPIVTNLNAELNEDPGGVNNDLWRQVWSPVKWLQSVRKLRSLGVETFVEIGPGKVLSGLVRQIDRDVRCLNVDNAESLRNTRETL
- a CDS encoding ketoacyl-ACP synthase III, with product MTEHNAGILGMGHAYPEGILTNADLEKIVETSDEWITSRTGIKQRHKAADNEYTSQFGTAAAKQALDRAGLKPTDIDIIVCATTTPDQIMPSTGALIQAQIGATNAAGMDVFAACSGFLYGLTMVESMIRTGQIKYALVIGAEVLTKYVDYTDRSTCVIFGDGAGAAVVGPVPKGKGILATKIRSDGRYEEQLYAPGGGTKLGTSHKTIDDGMHFFKMKGNELFKVAVRSMADISAEMLEKAGYTVDDVDLVIPHQANQRITDAVASRLGVPEEKVYSNIAEHGNTSSASIPIAIDECIQSGRIKEGSLVLLTAFGGGVTWGGTVIRF
- the rpmF gene encoding 50S ribosomal protein L32, which encodes MPNPKRRHSKSRTRQRRAHDALKTPQFYLDKDSGESKAPHRIDPKTGMYKGRQIIDVKESD
- a CDS encoding DUF177 domain-containing protein, whose protein sequence is MILELDSLDGIRRVEYAFGSSEVDLGIENAKAVSDTRFSGTIENASGRLILRASVKGAFELACVRCLAWRSAEFDFDFEAAYVRPDEFAAERERELSREDLDLDVVEGGQLNLCDAVREQLILNLPTQFLCKPDCKGLCQKCGVDLNVSDCECNDVEMDPRWAVLQSLK
- a CDS encoding quinone-dependent dihydroorotate dehydrogenase, with product MYDKLIRPILFRLPAETAHEIGMASLRLGLAKLFSGSGRSAIPRKDRMLEAERFGLRFANPIGLAAGFDKNGSVIDQMADLGFGFVEVGTVTLEPQPGNPKPRMFRLPADRALINRLGFNNSGSKEIAESIAASRHRCVVGINIGKNKDVDIDKAVENYIECFEAVHHAADYIAVNVSSPNTPNLRDLQRPENLYELISALQQRNRLLGAVPLLVKVAPDLSGEAIDSIVEACVANEVDGMIATNTTVARTGLRTAGIDRFGAGGLSGAPLFKRSNEVVSAIYKATKGKLPIIGVGGIFSASDAFEKIAAGASLVQVYTGFVYRGPGFARELSGGLDLLLRERGFSNLDEAVGSGVK
- the pyrR gene encoding bifunctional pyr operon transcriptional regulator/uracil phosphoribosyltransferase PyrR, which produces MVEKSRIMDSARMKRALSRLASEIVEENQGAENLYIVGIRRRGVPLAERIVDKIGELEGKPPLFGIIDITLYRDDLSTVGANPIVNRTELDADIEDKIIVLVDDVLYTGRTIRAALDQLMDFGRPKKVQLAVLIDRGREHRELPIQADFVGKTVPTKQSEIIKVMLKEYDNLEAVGIFEKPSD
- a CDS encoding aspartate carbamoyltransferase catalytic subunit, with the translated sequence MEKPFRRRDLLGIRDITAAEINGILDTAENFREVNAREIKKVPTLRGKTVINLFFESSTRTRTSFELAAKRLSADAVNISVSSSSLSKGETLVDTALNLDAMDPDCIVVRHGSAGVPHQLAKVSRAAIINAGDGANEHPTQALLDAMTIREHKKTIKGLKVAIVGDILHSRVARSNIHLLTKLGATVTVAGPGTLVPKDFAHLVANGLEVCSGVEEAIDGADVVMILRIQRERQDSAYFPTLREYAIHFGLTNERLDLAKRDAIVLHPGPMNRGIEIASEVADSSRSLILDQVKYGVAVRMAVLYLATGGNMASG
- a CDS encoding DinB family protein; the encoded protein is MIKNILKSAATIVIVILSSLVAEAQAPAAKAPVVFTEKDREFALKYLNETKDDYIKQLTGLSDTQLNFRAAEGRWTIAEIGEHIIVVEQALFGMMTAPNAARTLKCEDVPRFADTALILAITNRGQKFTAPEQVRPNGRWKTKEDLIANFEKTRAATIDHVKNTKADLRATFVQSPMGMIDSLQGMLFISGHADRHLAQLKEVKADAKYPAK
- a CDS encoding dihydroorotase: MKLLISNGHLIDPAAPENTGMNVLIENGRVAGWLRQSEPTPEDCEVLDASGLLVAPGFIDLHVHLREPGQEHKETIASGCAAAVAGGWTSICPMPNTNPVNDNAAITRYMIEQAEHAGLANVFPIGAITKSSDGTELAEMGEMKAAGAVAVSDDGRPVPNAGIMRRAMQYARDFDLPVIDHCEDKSLSQGGVMHEGRVSLLLGLKGMPALAEDVDVVRDILLAKETGAHIHIAHVSTKGAVEAIRRAKNEHINVTCEVTPHHFTLTDQVVAGHVRTGSDRDWAPSAYDTNTKMAPPLRSEEHLEAVIEGIKDGTIDAIATDHAPHHHDEKALEFDRAPMGITGLETAIGLAFDQLVHRGVISLERLVEMCSTNPARIFKLQGRGALTPGSIADVTLIDPEAEWTFRSADSRSRSRNTPFDGWAFTGRAVATIVSGKIVFRAPMV
- a CDS encoding VWA domain-containing protein, yielding MQNCFLCRPLFSAALGILIVIIAAGQSGMNEVTTDRTLNFGSSLSKSRKQKNEPGRRFQIAPPNNNENDVIRVETDLFVTEVRVTDRSGKPVSGLSRTDFYLDEDGQPKSIGVFANGDVGDPIPRAIVLVIDHSHSQLPYLETSVDAAVELVRMLNPNDRIAVVTDNVELLVNFTSDKQAVVSKLWSLKDRIKSGEIGKSRQYDALMAAVSELFEDLDVRPIVIFQTDGDQFTALGQRRPMVVDVKNDLEPFTHQDVIKKLEDMGTTVYSVIPGHDLSKTPRSRVRELAMADLNYTAAMLAKIRNLQSVTHTKTYRERFLDEWPKAKQRDADSIALLAEKTGGFSQYLERPDQAPEIYARILAEINGRYLIGYYPDESLRDGKPRIIRIKVNNQALRLQQARRSYTPSYRNK